One region of Triticum aestivum cultivar Chinese Spring chromosome 6B, IWGSC CS RefSeq v2.1, whole genome shotgun sequence genomic DNA includes:
- the LOC123138428 gene encoding WAT1-related protein At1g44800, with protein MGMGWKILSDVKPYLAMVLLQVGFAGMYIIAVASLKAGMSHFVLVVYRNLVATAVMTPFALYFERGLRPKMTITIFLKIMGLAFLEPVVDQNLYFMGAKMTSAGFATALVNILPAVTFVLALILRMEKVRLRSLHSQAKIAGTVLTVAGAVLMVLYHGPMVQFPWTKGQHHATASGQGVGGAANARDWLNGTIMVIIACVAWACFFILQSNTLRSYPAELSLTVLICGMGSLMSGAIALVAERANTQAWVIGFDMRLFTAVYAGIVCSGVAYYVQGIVSRQRGPVFVTAFNPLCMIITAVMGSIILKEEINLGSVIGAAIIVGGLYFLIWGKSKDEVSKAGGSSKGAGELPLTSVTNGHGSGSDKQELGNGNGGHVFVVETPAANGHY; from the exons ATGGGTATGGGGTGGAAAATTCTGAGCGATGTGAAGCCATACCTGGCGATGGTGCTGCTGCAGGTGGGGTTCGCCGGGATGTACATCATCGCCGTGGCGTCCCTCAAGGCCGGGATGAGCCACTTCGTCCTCGTCGTCTACCGTAACCTCGTCGCCACCGCCGTCATGACGCCCTTCGCCCTCTACTTCGAGAG GGGACTGCGGCCAAAGATGACAATCACCATCTTCCTCAAGATCATGGGGCTCGCATTCCTCGA GCCTGTGGTTGACCAGAACCTCTACTTCATGGGCGCGAAGATGACCTCGGCGGGATTCGCGACGGCGCTCGTGAACATCCTCCCGGCCGTCACCTTCGTGCTCGCCCTCATCCTGCGCATGGAGAAGGTGCGGCTGCGGAGCCTGCATAGTCAAGCCAAGATCGCCGGCACGGTCCTCACGGTGGCCGGCGCGGTGCTGATGGTACTGTACCACGGCCCCATGGTGCAGTTCCCGTGGACCAAGGGCCAGCACCACGCCACCGCCAGTGGCCAGGGCGTCGGCGGCGCGGCCAACGCGCGGGACTGGCTGAACGGGACTATCATGGTCATCATCGCCTGCGTGGCCTGGGCGTGCTTCTTCATCCTCCAGTCCAACACCCTCAGGAGCTACCCGGCGGAGCTGTCGCTCACCGTGCTCATCTGCGGCATGGGATCCCTCATGAGCGGCGCCATCGCCCTCGTCGCCGAGCGCGCCAACACTCAGGCCTGGGTCATCGGCTTCGACATGCGCCTCTTCACCGCCGTCTACGCTGGCATAGTGTGCTCCGGCGTGGCGTACTACGTACAGGGCATCGTGTCGAGGCAGAGGGGCCCGGTGTTCGTCACGGCATTCAACCCGCTCTGCATGATCATAACCGCCGTCATGGGCTCCATCATTCTCAAGGAGGAGATCAATCTCGGCAG TGTGATTGGTGCAGCGATCATCGTTGGAGGCCTATACTTTCTCATATGGGGCAAGAGCAAGGACGAGGTCAGCAAAGCCGGCGGCAGCAGCAAGGGCGCCGGCGAGCTGCCCTTAACCTCGGTGACCAACGGCCACGGCAGCGGCAGCGACAAGCAAGAGCTCGGCAAC